The Scytonema hofmannii PCC 7110 genome has a segment encoding these proteins:
- a CDS encoding tyrosine-type recombinase/integrase, which produces MKVQKGKLPSTGQVVWFLLDRDYKPIKPIQSYISYLASLRRSSKTLRTYAYNLKLYWEYLDKYSIDWKEITLEQLSGFINWLRRPEYKPNVIYLETKVAKRRESTINNIISAVCQFIDYHQRLNNINVDVNITVEKPSAARKYKGLLHHINKSKPFEGRYLRSKEPKVFPGCFSKEQIKKIISACKNRRDKLLVCLLYESGIRVGEALGLRHEDFICDGQRNQIKIIARADNHEDANIKNESERIVDIPVSVTKLYYDYFIYDYPEDVDCDYVFINLYSSNVEIGTPMTYNGVNSLFRSLESRTEIEKITPHLFRHTHATELIQAGWDMAYVQKRLV; this is translated from the coding sequence ATGAAAGTACAAAAAGGTAAACTACCCAGTACAGGTCAGGTAGTTTGGTTTTTATTGGATAGAGACTACAAGCCGATAAAACCCATACAAAGTTATATTTCATATCTTGCCAGCTTGAGGCGTTCATCCAAGACTCTTCGGACTTATGCTTACAATTTAAAGCTTTATTGGGAGTATTTAGATAAATACTCGATAGACTGGAAAGAGATTACTTTAGAACAGTTATCAGGATTCATTAATTGGTTACGCCGTCCTGAATACAAACCTAATGTTATCTACCTAGAAACTAAGGTAGCTAAGCGCAGAGAATCAACCATCAACAATATAATCAGTGCTGTCTGTCAATTTATTGATTATCACCAAAGGTTGAATAATATAAATGTTGATGTTAATATTACTGTTGAAAAACCTTCTGCCGCTAGAAAGTACAAAGGATTACTTCATCACATCAACAAATCCAAACCTTTTGAAGGAAGATATTTAAGATCAAAAGAACCGAAAGTTTTCCCTGGCTGTTTTTCTAAAGAACAAATAAAAAAAATTATAAGTGCTTGTAAGAATCGCCGGGATAAGCTATTAGTTTGTTTACTTTATGAAAGTGGCATAAGAGTTGGTGAAGCTTTAGGACTAAGGCATGAGGATTTTATTTGCGATGGTCAGCGTAATCAAATTAAAATTATAGCTCGTGCTGATAATCATGAAGATGCTAATATCAAGAATGAATCCGAGAGAATTGTAGATATACCAGTTAGCGTTACTAAGCTTTACTACGATTATTTTATATATGATTATCCCGAGGATGTCGATTGTGACTATGTATTTATAAATTTATATTCGTCCAATGTGGAAATAGGAACACCAATGACTTACAACGGGGTGAATAGTTTATTCCGTAGTTTAGAATCAAGAACAGAAATAGAAAAAATCACACCACATTTATTTAGACATACGCATGCCACAGAATTAATACAAGCTGGATGGGACATGGCTTATGTTCAAAAAAGATTAGTT